CTCACAATTTTTCCCTCCAGACAATTAAAAACAACTAGTACAGAGTTTTAGTGTTTACCCTTATAATTTTCGGATGTCAACCATATTTTTCCCAGGGAATGGTGGCGGTCAACTAACTGAATGGTCTTACGACTCACGGAACACAAAAGACTTGCCCGCCCCGATAACGTCACGGGTTCCCCTTTCGACACGAACTCCGCACTCCCTACGGCGAGACTCTTCGTCCAGACTTCGTCCCACTAGTGCCTTTCCGAGGTCAGCGCCTCCTCCGCCTCTTCGCGGCGGGCTTCTGCCATCACTTCCAAACTGCCGGCCTTCTCTACCTTTATTACCCCAAAAATCGACTCATAGCCTGTTTTGAAGCGGACAGTTGAATTTATATAGTTGCAATTTCAATGAGTTGGCTTGGTCCGACCCCGGGCATCCCACCGGAGTTAAATTCCCACAATCTTGACCTGTGAGGCTTCCCCGTTGCAGCCAGCACTTGCCCAACCCTCCGACTTGGCTTTGCCCTATGGGGTCGGACCAAGATAACTTACTGGTATTTATATAAATCTTCCATATGAATAGGCGTTATCCTGTGGATGGACAACACCCTCGCTCATTGCATACTCAATACCGGGTTTCGTCCCCATTTTCCCCTACGGCAGTCTCCTCCCCGGTCAATCCGCCTCGGAGATGGTGAACAGCCACCAACGCGGCTCCTTCCGGCCACGGTGGGGCTGCCTCTCGAAGTAGATCTTCATGGTTGCACGGTCGGTAGTAACGATTTCGAACCAATGCTTGCGGACATACATCTCGCCACTGCCATGACGGCACTTTCCCGTCTCGCGCCAACTGCGGAGCAATGCCGCAACTTCAATGGTCCGCCCGCGCCACCGAAACTCGCGCGGCAGGCCGGGTCCGCCGCCGGCCATAAGGGCAGTGTCGGCGGTAGCGACGACCGGCTCGAGAGGTTCATCGACAAATCGTTCGGCCATGCCGGGCATCCTCACTCAGGCGGGTTTCTTCTCTTGTTCAAAGGTCTTCGGTCTGCCCCCAATGCCAGGCCATCACCGGTGTCCTGCCGCCCAAAGGAATGAAACGAAATCAAATAGGAACACCCCACCCAAACAACAGCGTTCTTCCTTTCTTGAAGTGGATCGGCGGGATGGGAAATGGTTGGCCTGCTTTCAGGATCCCGTCGATGGCGAGGGTAAACTGTTGATTCGGCGACGGAGGAGGGGTGGGAAATACCAGCACGAAGCAGGTGCGGTCAGACACGGCAATCGGCGCCACGGGGATCGGAGCAGGATCCGCCTTGGAATCTACCTCACAAGAGACATTCTCAGATGGAGGCTCGCCAAGAAGTAATAATACTTCACCCTTCTCATCAGAAAACGCACCGGGTCCCCGCTTGAACCCAACCGGCGAGATGGCCGGCACGGCAGGGAGTTCGAGAGCAATACGGCCTGGGTCGAGGGCGAAAGCATCTCCTTTGGGATCCAGAACTATCTGAATTTCAAACTGTGGCCGATTAAGAGAGGAAGAGAAGGTAGGCCACGGGATGATCGGGATTATATAGCCAACCAATCCAAAGGTGGAATGTTCATTCTGTGGAACAACCTTAAGATCAAGGCCGTCCATGCTGACGATCCCATCCTTGCTCATTTTGATATCCGCAGGTGAGAGTTCAGGCCTGCTGAATTGTATTGGAGCCAGCACAGTACAAGCGTTGAGAAAAAAGGTAAGCGCCGCTACGGATAGCAATAAAAAGGATCGTTTCATCTTGGCCATGCCCCGATGCCTCCTCGCCTGGAGAAGCTCTTAATTTCGTTTTCCCGAAAATTGAAAAATCAAGTCTGCCGTGCATTCCTCTGCTGTTCTTGC
This sequence is a window from Desulfuromonadales bacterium. Protein-coding genes within it:
- a CDS encoding DUF6504 family protein, coding for MAERFVDEPLEPVVATADTALMAGGGPGLPREFRWRGRTIEVAALLRSWRETGKCRHGSGEMYVRKHWFEIVTTDRATMKIYFERQPHRGRKEPRWWLFTISEAD